The genomic segment ATACAAGtattttcttggtttctcCTATCTTTTCAGATTGCTTGATATAGGTTTTAACTTTGCTGATATTGTTTCTTTTGCAGCTTTCATTGCATGACCTTAAACCTAGGATTCTCATTGTTATGGCACATTAGGCATGTGTGTTTTGATAGGTGGTTAAAAGTTGGAAGTTACGGAGTACTGCTGATTATGTATGTTCACAATTGAATAACACAGCATATTATTCTGATGCAATTAGCAGTGATTACTTCTTCAGTAGAATTAAACCTCACTTAAATGAGCCTAAATGGTTTTTTGGCTGCAAGTATAATTTCCTGTTATCAACTATCAAGTCTAACCAGGTGCACTAATGTGACCCTGTAGTCTGTAGATCTTCCCCCCGGGACTTTGTCAAAACTTCTTTTCCcccagttttttttttttatttatcatttttgcCAAGTTTACTTACTGCTATAACATCTAAGGATGCTCAGATTTATCCTTAAAACTTTTCCCTGGGGAAATTTATAATGTTTAAGTTTCTTTCTTATGCGTTGATTCCCAAGTATAAGAATCTTTAACAAGATGGCCTTCTCATTTTGCAGCTTGTCAATGGACTTCATCAAGATCCATGACTCTTGCTATGCACGTTTATACTGACCATCATCATATTAATTCATAATCAGTTCAATCTTGAGATGCTCAGAACCTTTTTAATGCCACGCCAATTGTCTTGAGCCTTAGTGTTGCTGTTTATTGAATGCATGGATTTCTTCCATCAATGAAATCTTCAGAGAATATATTACACATCCATTTAGATGTAACCTGTGCTTGCTGGATTAGACGTTTTGACTTTGGCCGGTCGGATAACATTTCCGTATGTAGGACATGCATGTCCTTTACAGCAGGCGGCAAAAACTTGGAAGAAATGATGTTGTGTGTCGTTTGTTTATGGAGTGACCTCGACCTGCGTTTTGTATAGGGACCAAATAGAAATTGTCGGAAGCTGTTTGTGACATTTATGAGACAGTAAAATTATTCAAGTGGTTGGGGCGCTGCTGCAGCCGCCTCGTAGCTGCCCTTTTCTATCCATTCCCTAGAACCCAAAGAGTGTAATTACTGTAACTGCAAATTGGGGACTTTGTGTTTCGATCTTTGCTTGAACTCTAAAAGTCTCAATAATGGAGTATCAGCCATTCAAGAACCATATTGATTGTTCGCCAGTGTACTGCTAAGCTGAGGCTTTGCAGATCCTATAAGCGGGATTTTCTTCATGGTAACCCAACTGTAATCGGTCCGAAAAAGCCCAAGTCTCAAATCCAGCTCAAAACTCAAACACGAAACATCTTGGCAATTGATTTAAAACCCAAACGGATCCAACCCGAAGGAATTCAGACGCATCCCCTGGTGACACTCAACTCCCCATAGTCCATCCTTCTGGCCCTGTCCAAATcagcaaaagagaaaaagaaaaataagaatttatattCGATGGATGCACTGACAGCTATCAAGACATCAAATGATATcacttttattataaaatgtaaatttaaaattttaaaaaaattaaaattaaatgtgattaagttttttaaaaaataaaaacaatttcttttgaattttgatagcCTCGAAAATAAATTCCAATTCATGTTTGTCGAattttgaagttaaaaagaaagatgagGGCAAGGGGTCAAAGCCATTAGCCTATTCCCATCATTGGGCCCACTGATGGTAACGTAAAAGCCGCtctctttttgaattttgatggCCTACCTATTCACCACTCACCAGCATTCACATGTTCCCCAgatctataattataaaggACTAATTACGACGAGCCAACCACTAAAATGACAAAACCACCCTTCTCCTGCGCACAAAAATAGCGCCTCTCTCGGCAATTTGAACAAATTCGCAGCCCTTTTCCTTattccaaatcaaaatcaaaattaagcgGGAGAAATTAATAGATGAACCATGATTAATTGGCCGTTAGAGAAAGCCAGGCTGGCTATCATTAACGACACCCGCTCCTCGCTGGCATCATTAACCACGGTTAACTAACGCTGGCTTGTCCAaccacaatttcttttttttttttttctaaaattttcctcTGCCGAATCTCCTATATAAACCCCTCCAAAGAATAGTTCAAATCTCACATTCCCAAAGGCGTCTTGATAAACGCCCATTCCCCtttttcaaagcaaaaatttgTCTCTCATTTTCTTAGAATTTCCTCTGtatttctttgaatttcaaaagaaaaatgagagagTGTATTTCGATTCACATCGGTCAGGCCGGTATTCAGGTCGGCAATGCATGCTGGGAACTTTACTGTCTCGAGCATGGCATTCAGGTAAATTTCATTCCTCTGCTCTTAGATTTCTTTTCCTCATTTCTGTTTAAATCTTTCAATGTTATTTGAATTTGTTGCGTGATTAGGTTTCTCTTGTTGTAATAGAACTTATTAAACCGATAGATCTGGTTCGATTGAAATGTTAGCTGAACGATTTAGTTTATGTTCGATAAGTTAGGCAAGATCTAGGTTTTAGAATGTGAATTATTATGGTACAATTTTTCTAAATGTAGTccgtttttttcttttgtgaaatttcttttttcagccTGATGGCCAAATGCCAAGTGATAAGACTGTTGGTGGAGGAGACGATGCTTTCAACACCTTTTTCAGCGAAACTGGTGCCGGAAAGCATGTCCCTCGTGCCGTATTTGTTGATCTCGAGCCTACTGTCATCGATGAAGTGAGGACTGGAACGTACCGCCAGCTGTTCCACCCTGAGCAACTAATCAGTGGCAAAGAAGATGCTGCCAACAATTTTGCTCGTGGCCATTACACAATTGGAAAAGAGATTGTCGATCTCTGCTTGGATCGTATCCGAAAGCTTGCGGATAACTGTACTGGGCTACAGGGATTCTTGGTCTTTAATGCTGTTGGAGGTGGTACTGGTTCCGGTCTTGGATCCCTTCTCTTGGAGCGTCTCTCTGTTGACTACGGAAAGAAGTCCAAGCTTGGTTTCACTGTCTATCCTTCACCTCAGGTTTCTACATCTGTTGTAGAGCCTTACAACAGTGTGCTGTCCACCCATTCGCTCCTGGAGCACACTGATGTTGCTGTGCTTCTTGATAACGAAGCAATATATGACATCTGCAGGCGATCTCTGGACATTGAACGGCCCACTTACACCAATCTTAACCGCCTTGTCTCTCAGGTATTGATAAGAAATCTTACAAATATTCTGATCTGTCATGTTTAATGAGCATAGTTTATGACTGGCGTTTGGCATGTGTGTTTCAGGTTATCTCATCTCTTACTGCCTCTTTGAGGTTTGATGGGGCCTTGAATGTGGATGTGACTGAGTTCCAGACTAACCTGGTCCCCTACCCCAGGATCCATTTTATGCTTTCCTCATATGCCCCTGTTATTTCTGCTGAGAAGGCTTACCATGAGCAATTATCAGTGGCTGAGATCACCAACAGTGCATTTGAGCCTTCTTCCATGATGGCCAAATGTGACCCACGCCATGGGAAGTACATGGCCTGTTGCCTCATGTACCGAGGTGATGTTGTGCCCAAAGATGTGAATGCTGCTGTGGCCACTATCAAGACCAAGCGAACTATCCAATTTGTCGATTGGTGCCCAACTGGATTTAAGTGTGGTATCAACTACCAGCCACCAACCGTTGTTCCAGGAGGTGACCTTGCCAAGGTGCAGAGGGCTGTCTGCATGATCTCTAACTCAACCAGTGTTGCAGAAGTGTTCTCCCGCATTGACCACAAATTTGATCTCATGTATGCCAAGCGTGCCTTTGTGCACTGGTATGTCGGTGAGGGAATGGAGGAAGGAGAGTTCTCAGAGGCTCGTGAGGATCTTGCTGCACTGGAAAAAGATTATGAGGAAGTTGGTGCTGAGTCTGGTGAAGGAGACGAAGGGGATGAGGGCGAGGAGTACTGAGGGAAGGACTGCCTTGATATATTTGCTACTCAGATGTTCTTTGTGTTGCTTCCAATTTATGTCACAGATTTGGTGGCTGAATCTCGTTTTTTGAATGTTTTTGGTTACTTTGGGTGAAGTATCCAGttcttcatattttcaatGAATAAGTTTTTGTAAAGACTTTGCCGTATGAGAGGTTTCCAACTTTGTTACAACTTAAACATGCATATAAACCTATGTGTccagtaatttttttttttaaaaacagaatgtcttttgaaaacttataaactcatttaaaatttcaattaaaacttaaaaagtaTAATGTTTTATGACAACAGAGCTCTTCATAGTGAatgttagaccttaataatttttttaattaataaaaaatattttaattttttcataatttttcttaagtgaaatatttatttaaaaaattaatagactTGACGTAAAAACCCTTTATTTTCAGTTTACAAACATATATCAATTGACACTATTGATGAacgaaataaattgaaaagagAATAAGGTTTAAGAAGAGCATAACCATGTTAGACTGATTAAACAATAAGGTGAAAATAACTTTAATTAATCACGAAATAACTTTTATTGTTGTTTGTAGACATTTATCACAAAGTCTCTCTCACTCAGACCCCCCTTCTCACACCTCATTGAACTGATTTTACATCTAGCAACGGCCCAACTTTTTGACAAGGCGGTTCTCAATTTCCGTTCTCTTCTTCATCAGTATGGCATACTTGGAAACCAGATTTTGGTCTCCAGCAGTCATGGAGAGCTTGCAGCTGAGAGATGTCTTGTCCAAGGCCTTGTACATCGACGAGATCGGAACAAAACTGCCTTTCTTGCTGCACAGCCAACCATGAGCGGCCCTCAATGCAGCTCCTAGAGATGCCGAATCTGCCAAAGAAACAAGAATCGGATAATTCAGACTTCACACAATGTGCTATGTACTTCAGACAGGGTTAAGTTCTAAACCTTAATATGACAAACATATATAGATTGAAAATCTGAAATTGGCACAAATCTGGGCTGAGTTCATTGCATTCAATGGTTTGCTGTAAACCAATGCAGAAAACAACATATAGCAACATACCAGGTCTTTGGACTGTATAAACATCACAACCAAAGATGGATGCAATTGAGCTCAGAATGCTTTGATTTGCTGATGCTCCACCAGTAGCAATGATTCGTTTTGGAGGAGAAGGCATTCCAAATCTTTCTGCATGAGCACGCA from the Theobroma cacao cultivar B97-61/B2 chromosome 8, Criollo_cocoa_genome_V2, whole genome shotgun sequence genome contains:
- the LOC18591892 gene encoding tubulin alpha-4 chain — encoded protein: MRECISIHIGQAGIQVGNACWELYCLEHGIQPDGQMPSDKTVGGGDDAFNTFFSETGAGKHVPRAVFVDLEPTVIDEVRTGTYRQLFHPEQLISGKEDAANNFARGHYTIGKEIVDLCLDRIRKLADNCTGLQGFLVFNAVGGGTGSGLGSLLLERLSVDYGKKSKLGFTVYPSPQVSTSVVEPYNSVLSTHSLLEHTDVAVLLDNEAIYDICRRSLDIERPTYTNLNRLVSQVISSLTASLRFDGALNVDVTEFQTNLVPYPRIHFMLSSYAPVISAEKAYHEQLSVAEITNSAFEPSSMMAKCDPRHGKYMACCLMYRGDVVPKDVNAAVATIKTKRTIQFVDWCPTGFKCGINYQPPTVVPGGDLAKVQRAVCMISNSTSVAEVFSRIDHKFDLMYAKRAFVHWYVGEGMEEGEFSEAREDLAALEKDYEEVGAESGEGDEGDEGEEY